From Streptomyces sp. NBC_00237, a single genomic window includes:
- a CDS encoding LacI family DNA-binding transcriptional regulator codes for MAIRETGNRSTVRGARGAGRPTLEEVAARAGVGRGTVSRVVNGSPRVSERTRAAVEAAVAELGYVPNRAARALAANRTDAIALVVPEVENRFFAEPYFSDILRGVNNALDDTEMQLLLTIVGNDRDRARLAHYLAGHRVDGVLVVSLRADDPLPDLLAELGIPAVISGRRSADEPLPWVDADNVSGARQAVAHLAARGRRRIATITGGLDIYGAQCRLAGYRDGLAEAGLVADEALIAPADFTEEGGRRAMEALLDVTPAPDAVFVASDVMAVGARQVLRERGVRVPEDLAMVGFDDTSIARQMDPPLTSVRQPIEEMGHLMAVTLLSEIARASLPVGVPRPAQPRLMLPTELVTRMSS; via the coding sequence ATGGCGATACGGGAAACGGGCAACCGGAGCACGGTGCGCGGCGCACGCGGGGCGGGCCGCCCCACGCTGGAAGAGGTCGCCGCGAGAGCGGGCGTCGGGCGGGGCACGGTGTCACGGGTGGTCAACGGCTCGCCGAGGGTCAGCGAGCGCACCAGAGCCGCCGTCGAGGCGGCCGTCGCGGAACTGGGCTACGTACCCAACCGGGCGGCCCGCGCCCTGGCCGCCAACCGCACCGACGCGATCGCCCTGGTGGTCCCGGAAGTCGAGAACCGCTTCTTCGCCGAGCCGTACTTCTCCGACATCCTGCGCGGCGTCAACAACGCCCTGGACGACACCGAGATGCAGCTCCTGCTCACCATCGTCGGCAACGACCGCGACCGCGCCCGGCTGGCCCACTACCTGGCCGGCCACCGCGTCGACGGTGTCCTGGTCGTCTCGCTGCGCGCCGACGACCCCCTCCCCGACCTGCTCGCCGAACTGGGCATCCCGGCCGTCATCAGCGGCCGGCGCTCCGCCGACGAGCCCCTGCCCTGGGTGGACGCCGACAACGTCTCCGGCGCCCGGCAGGCCGTCGCCCACCTGGCCGCGCGCGGCCGACGCCGGATAGCCACCATCACCGGCGGCCTGGACATCTACGGTGCGCAGTGCCGCCTGGCCGGTTACCGCGACGGCCTCGCGGAGGCGGGCCTGGTCGCCGACGAGGCGCTGATCGCGCCCGCCGACTTCACCGAGGAGGGCGGCCGCAGAGCCATGGAAGCCCTCCTCGACGTCACCCCCGCGCCGGACGCGGTCTTCGTCGCCTCCGACGTGATGGCCGTCGGCGCCCGCCAGGTCCTGCGCGAACGGGGCGTGCGGGTCCCTGAGGACCTCGCGATGGTCGGCTTCGACGACACGTCGATCGCCCGCCAGATGGACCCGCCGCTCACCAGCGTGCGCCAGCCCATCGAGGAGATGGGTCACCTGATGGCGGTGACCCTGCTCTCCGAGATCGCCCGCGCCTCGCTGCCGGTGGGCGTCCCGCGTCCCGCGCAGCCCCGGCTGATGCTCCCGACGGAACTGGTCACCCGCATGTCGTCCTGA
- a CDS encoding helix-turn-helix domain-containing protein: MPPTDRPDWVLTRRQAIGENIRAARRAAGLTQEQVGLATGIERNNVNRIEQGHASARLDSLLLIADAIGVPLADLVR, encoded by the coding sequence GTGCCACCCACCGACCGGCCCGACTGGGTACTCACCCGACGCCAGGCCATCGGCGAGAACATCCGCGCTGCCCGTCGCGCCGCTGGCCTCACCCAGGAGCAGGTCGGCCTCGCTACAGGGATCGAGCGCAACAACGTCAACCGCATCGAGCAGGGCCACGCATCGGCCCGCCTCGACTCGCTACTCCTCATCGCTGACGCGATCGGCGTCCCGCTCGCTGACCTCGTCCGGTAG
- a CDS encoding transcriptional regulator, with protein sequence MPRPNGNTALKAARVAAGYATQQALVDALNNAGPRLGLGQLDVSVRQVRRWESEHPPWPQADYQRVLRHVLGNVTMADLGFSPAWGPASSDDTPRVGLPAVGGMGPAPLPLPSGAGGFQPDSVAADYALITASHRRLYWTVQPTQMHPTVVEHTRLGTALMSETAGRARIILARALAESGLMAGRIEFFDLQKPDAAADTYVRALQAAAEADDTLLGSAILAHTAFIPGWAGDRPTAQERMRAARSYARRGQPSNEYLAWLDAVQAECETRCGHPKTALALINDAETTLAAESEFKSPEWMDWFSPARLAAFKGNTQLKAKMYAQARQTLVEVLHDLPPDAGKQRAVILGDLAAASAGEREIESACDWAKQALGQLSVTWYATGMNRVRDVRNTLQPWSDHPCVVELDDAMHGWRATVSALQR encoded by the coding sequence ATGCCCCGCCCCAACGGCAACACCGCGCTCAAGGCCGCCCGCGTTGCCGCCGGGTACGCCACCCAACAAGCCCTCGTCGACGCGCTGAACAATGCTGGCCCACGCCTCGGATTGGGCCAACTCGATGTCAGTGTCCGACAGGTCAGGCGCTGGGAATCCGAGCACCCACCATGGCCACAGGCCGACTACCAACGCGTCCTCCGACACGTCCTCGGCAACGTCACCATGGCCGACCTCGGGTTCAGCCCCGCATGGGGACCGGCTTCCTCGGACGACACCCCCCGCGTGGGACTCCCCGCCGTCGGCGGAATGGGCCCGGCACCCCTTCCCCTCCCCAGCGGAGCCGGAGGGTTCCAGCCGGACAGCGTCGCTGCGGACTACGCGCTCATCACCGCCAGCCACCGGCGCCTCTACTGGACGGTGCAGCCCACCCAGATGCACCCCACCGTGGTCGAGCACACCAGGCTGGGCACCGCCCTCATGTCGGAGACCGCAGGCCGAGCCCGCATCATCCTTGCCCGCGCCCTCGCCGAGTCCGGATTGATGGCCGGGCGGATCGAGTTCTTCGACCTCCAGAAACCGGACGCCGCAGCCGACACCTACGTCCGTGCGCTCCAAGCTGCGGCCGAAGCGGACGACACACTCCTCGGCTCAGCGATCCTCGCCCACACCGCGTTCATTCCCGGATGGGCTGGTGACCGTCCCACGGCACAGGAACGGATGCGAGCGGCACGCTCGTACGCCCGCCGCGGCCAGCCTTCGAACGAGTACCTCGCCTGGCTCGATGCTGTCCAAGCGGAGTGTGAGACGAGGTGCGGGCACCCGAAGACGGCCCTGGCGCTGATCAATGACGCTGAGACCACCCTCGCCGCTGAGAGTGAGTTCAAGTCGCCTGAGTGGATGGACTGGTTCAGCCCGGCCCGGCTCGCCGCGTTCAAGGGCAACACCCAGCTCAAGGCCAAGATGTACGCCCAGGCACGTCAGACCCTCGTCGAGGTGCTCCACGACCTCCCGCCGGACGCGGGCAAGCAGCGCGCCGTGATCCTCGGCGACCTCGCCGCAGCGTCCGCAGGCGAGCGCGAGATCGAGTCCGCGTGCGACTGGGCCAAGCAGGCTCTTGGTCAGCTCTCCGTCACCTGGTACGCCACTGGTATGAACCGCGTGCGCGACGTGCGCAACACCCTTCAGCCGTGGAGTGACCACCCGTGCGTGGTCGAGCTGGACGATGCGATGCACGGGTGGCGTGCGACGGTCAGCGCGCTTCAGCGTTGA
- a CDS encoding HAD family hydrolase, which produces MIRAVVFDVGECLVDETREYGTWADWLGVPRHTFASMFGAVIAQGRDYRDVFQEFQPGFDLYEQRQARADAGQPEHFDESDLYPDVRPALASLREAGLWLGIAGNQTVRAGGILRGLFTGDVDLIGTSDDWGASKPDPLFFERVAEVVPFAPEEILYVGDRVDNDLRPAVAAGMPTALVHRGPWATIQWNTEEAVKLPTFRIDSLTELPGLIAKFNAEAR; this is translated from the coding sequence ATGATTCGCGCAGTGGTCTTCGACGTCGGTGAGTGCCTGGTCGACGAGACGCGGGAGTACGGCACGTGGGCCGACTGGCTCGGCGTACCCCGCCACACTTTCGCGTCGATGTTCGGCGCGGTGATCGCCCAAGGGCGTGACTACCGTGACGTGTTCCAGGAGTTCCAGCCCGGGTTCGATCTGTACGAGCAGCGGCAGGCCCGCGCTGATGCTGGGCAGCCGGAGCACTTCGACGAGTCCGACCTCTACCCCGATGTACGCCCTGCGCTGGCGTCTCTGCGTGAGGCGGGTCTGTGGCTCGGCATCGCAGGAAATCAGACCGTGCGCGCGGGCGGCATACTGCGGGGCCTGTTCACCGGGGACGTCGACCTGATCGGCACCTCGGACGACTGGGGCGCGTCCAAGCCAGACCCGCTCTTCTTCGAGCGCGTCGCCGAGGTGGTGCCGTTCGCCCCGGAGGAGATCCTCTACGTGGGCGACCGCGTCGACAACGACCTCCGCCCGGCCGTCGCCGCAGGCATGCCGACCGCGCTCGTCCACCGGGGCCCGTGGGCCACGATCCAGTGGAACACCGAGGAAGCGGTGAAGCTGCCGACGTTCCGTATCGACAGCCTTACCGAACTCCCCGGCCTGATCGCCAAGTTCAACGCTGAAGCGCGCTGA
- a CDS encoding peptidoglycan-binding protein: MPDLWMPGARRLDVGDTAPMDGGPAKAVAHITWDRNATAAKPQPLVSFETLTEYFGRNPDGRRAAPHILWDPFTGRFTQFVPADSRSKSLADRAGGTRTNRAGKVVLQIEALFFPYCRVDGKVYGRLVDTPCKGWLELLAWVRSHGVPDVWPMGRPSDFASRRDEATWAKQGGWYGHSQVPENDHQDPGSWPAFAPAPPRPAYEPFPGAAFFVLGRRSAVITAMGRRLVAEGCGRYQVGPGPAWSEADRQSYAAWQRRLGYSGDSADGIPGAESWARLRVPNV; the protein is encoded by the coding sequence ATGCCCGACCTGTGGATGCCCGGGGCCAGACGCCTCGACGTGGGCGATACCGCTCCGATGGACGGCGGCCCGGCGAAGGCGGTCGCGCACATCACGTGGGACCGCAACGCGACTGCGGCGAAGCCTCAGCCGCTGGTCTCCTTCGAGACCCTCACCGAATACTTCGGCCGGAATCCGGACGGGCGCCGAGCCGCACCCCACATCCTGTGGGACCCGTTCACCGGGAGGTTCACCCAGTTCGTCCCGGCGGACAGCCGGAGCAAGAGCCTCGCCGACCGCGCAGGCGGAACGCGAACAAACCGCGCGGGCAAGGTCGTGCTCCAGATCGAGGCGCTGTTCTTCCCGTACTGCCGCGTGGACGGGAAGGTGTACGGCCGCCTTGTCGACACCCCGTGCAAGGGCTGGCTGGAGCTGCTCGCGTGGGTGCGCTCTCACGGAGTGCCCGATGTGTGGCCGATGGGGCGGCCGAGCGACTTCGCGTCCCGGCGCGACGAGGCAACGTGGGCCAAGCAGGGTGGCTGGTACGGCCACTCGCAGGTGCCCGAGAACGATCACCAGGACCCGGGTTCCTGGCCCGCGTTCGCGCCCGCCCCTCCGAGACCGGCATACGAACCGTTCCCTGGGGCTGCGTTCTTCGTACTCGGCCGCCGGTCTGCGGTCATCACCGCGATGGGGCGCCGCCTCGTCGCCGAGGGCTGCGGCCGGTATCAGGTGGGTCCGGGCCCGGCCTGGTCCGAGGCCGACCGCCAGTCGTACGCCGCGTGGCAACGCCGCCTCGGCTACTCCGGGGACTCCGCCGACGGAATCCCTGGCGCTGAATCGTGGGCGCGACTCCGCGTCCCCAACGTCTGA
- a CDS encoding LamG-like jellyroll fold domain-containing protein: protein MAILVEAGWGGLITAPATITWTDISQYVDMVQGIAISRGASDELSETQPGTMTLRLDNADGRFTPGNSASPYYPFVRRNAPVRAAVTTTTARTGVAPWPAAMLSDDFDDERIDTILWPSSYGGAVEVGGKARVPLIPGGFAAYQSARSWTLAGSAFWAKLATLPSTLGSSAASAGLMANSLTAGTRVGFQYSPVTGELRCVSDVGYFDAGATVLTYSPISHAWLRMRETGGTLYWETSSTGTGWTVRRSIATPAWVTSQALVIEMPTSRTGGSTDYVEWDLFGHRVRSRFWGTLNELPVDWEGLESKVTVSASDLFKRLNRLPSLKSCLVEEVLLYDPRAYYPLTEPAGATSAGDLSGRASGALARLQVSSGGTADFGADGPPATGETCLSLVPASASAGKYFSANLGSTFQSDSGLYWKLVECFFKTSTNSRALLGLYSPDLDHELVLALNGSGVLVVEHIEDGPGTRLVQTTTSGNLANDVWHHVVYDEANRAVYVDGFLVGTYPAISGMGNLRGLHVGGYRGARLWSGQIGHVAVYLNPVALGALRAEHYTAGMTAYDGEAADERVSRLARYAGITDVTVWGSTHDPVAAQGEAGTAVMPRLREVEATESGKLFAERDWYGLAYQSRDLRYNPDPLSEVFTIAYADLEPGTSLRDDDQKLTNQVEASRPGGATQRVSAPESVAAYGTYSQQLTLLKTSDNSVLDAAYWTVSRYADPGPELREVPVEAFTMTGYSDILDADISTYFSVTGLPSQAPASSMRVTIEGYTETIREKSHTIQFHTSTSATDSVWVLDDPTYSVLGTTTRLAY, encoded by the coding sequence GTGGCGATCCTCGTCGAGGCCGGGTGGGGTGGGCTGATCACCGCCCCGGCCACCATCACCTGGACGGACATCTCCCAGTACGTCGACATGGTCCAGGGCATCGCCATCAGTCGTGGTGCCTCGGACGAGCTGTCGGAAACTCAGCCCGGGACGATGACGCTGCGCCTGGACAATGCGGACGGAAGGTTCACCCCGGGCAACAGCGCTTCCCCGTACTACCCGTTCGTCCGCCGCAACGCCCCAGTGAGGGCTGCGGTCACCACGACCACCGCCCGCACCGGGGTCGCCCCGTGGCCCGCCGCCATGCTCAGCGACGACTTCGACGACGAGCGGATCGACACCATCCTGTGGCCCTCGTCCTACGGCGGGGCGGTCGAGGTCGGCGGCAAGGCACGCGTCCCGCTGATCCCGGGCGGGTTCGCGGCATACCAGTCGGCGCGTTCCTGGACCCTGGCCGGGTCAGCGTTCTGGGCGAAGCTCGCCACCCTCCCCTCCACGCTGGGCAGCTCGGCGGCGTCGGCCGGACTCATGGCGAACAGCCTCACCGCCGGGACACGAGTCGGCTTCCAGTACAGCCCGGTCACGGGTGAGCTGCGGTGTGTCAGCGACGTCGGGTACTTCGACGCGGGCGCGACGGTGCTGACGTACTCGCCGATCAGCCACGCCTGGCTCCGCATGCGGGAGACCGGCGGCACCCTGTACTGGGAGACCTCGTCGACCGGGACCGGGTGGACGGTACGCCGGTCGATCGCCACCCCGGCATGGGTGACGTCGCAGGCCCTGGTCATCGAGATGCCAACGAGCCGAACCGGGGGCAGCACCGACTATGTGGAGTGGGACCTCTTCGGGCACCGGGTGCGCAGCAGGTTCTGGGGCACACTGAACGAGTTGCCCGTGGACTGGGAGGGCTTGGAGTCCAAGGTAACGGTGTCCGCGTCCGATCTGTTCAAGCGGCTCAACCGCTTGCCCTCGCTGAAGTCGTGTCTTGTCGAGGAGGTGCTCCTCTACGACCCGCGCGCGTACTACCCGCTTACCGAACCAGCCGGAGCGACCAGCGCGGGCGACCTGTCCGGGCGCGCGTCCGGGGCGCTCGCCCGCCTTCAGGTCAGCAGCGGAGGCACCGCCGATTTCGGGGCGGACGGTCCGCCGGCCACTGGTGAGACGTGTCTCTCGCTGGTCCCGGCGAGCGCTTCGGCGGGGAAGTACTTCTCTGCCAACCTGGGCTCGACCTTCCAGTCTGACTCGGGCCTGTACTGGAAGCTCGTCGAGTGCTTCTTCAAGACGAGCACGAACAGCCGCGCCCTGCTGGGGCTGTACTCGCCGGACTTGGATCACGAACTCGTCCTCGCCCTGAACGGGTCCGGCGTCCTGGTGGTCGAGCACATCGAGGACGGGCCTGGAACACGGCTCGTCCAGACCACCACGTCCGGCAACCTCGCCAACGATGTCTGGCATCACGTGGTGTACGACGAGGCCAACCGAGCCGTGTACGTGGACGGGTTCCTCGTCGGGACGTACCCGGCGATCAGCGGCATGGGCAACCTGCGCGGCCTCCACGTCGGCGGGTACCGGGGCGCACGCCTGTGGTCGGGGCAGATCGGGCACGTTGCCGTGTACCTCAACCCGGTCGCGCTCGGCGCGCTGCGGGCGGAGCACTACACGGCAGGGATGACGGCGTATGACGGGGAGGCGGCGGACGAGCGGGTGTCCCGGCTGGCCCGGTACGCGGGCATCACCGATGTCACCGTGTGGGGCAGCACCCACGACCCGGTGGCCGCGCAGGGCGAGGCCGGGACGGCGGTGATGCCACGGCTGCGGGAGGTCGAGGCAACCGAGTCCGGGAAACTCTTCGCGGAGCGCGACTGGTACGGGCTGGCCTACCAATCCCGCGACCTGCGCTACAACCCGGACCCGCTGTCCGAGGTGTTCACGATCGCCTACGCGGACCTGGAGCCGGGGACATCGCTCCGGGATGACGACCAGAAACTCACGAACCAGGTCGAGGCCAGCAGGCCGGGCGGTGCGACGCAGCGTGTGTCCGCCCCGGAGAGCGTGGCCGCATACGGAACGTACTCGCAGCAGCTCACCCTGCTGAAGACGAGCGACAACAGCGTTCTCGACGCCGCGTATTGGACGGTGTCCCGGTACGCCGACCCGGGCCCGGAGCTGCGTGAAGTCCCGGTCGAGGCGTTCACGATGACTGGGTACTCCGACATTCTCGACGCGGACATCTCGACGTACTTTTCCGTGACTGGCCTCCCGAGTCAGGCACCCGCGTCGTCGATGCGGGTCACCATCGAGGGCTACACCGAGACCATCCGCGAGAAGTCCCACACGATCCAGTTCCACACCAGCACCTCCGCCACCGACTCCGTGTGGGTCCTCGACGACCCCACGTACAGCGTCCTCGGCACCACCACCCGACTCGCCTACTGA
- a CDS encoding phage tail tube protein produces MAIGSGLGAQVGIAAESSYGTFLAPTKFIEFTKESIVLKKTTAQSAGIAAGRLMPLSSRRVVTQREASGSLEMEVTNKGMGVLLQTLMGTSVTPVQQAATAAYLQTHTLADVAGKSLMIQKGIPLTTGAVTDKSFVGCKITGAEFSCSVGEMLTASFDIDAKDCDEGQTLAAATYPSMSPFHFGQLGVRTGSYGTETARDGIRKVSVKIERGMAVDRFYANSSALKKEPISNEQVKITGSLEMDYVDTTLDDLHTSDAATSLVIEFIGPLIAATHYETFRIKLPAVRFDEGPPTVDGFDVIKPTMNFTALYDGTNPVAIEYMSTDVTL; encoded by the coding sequence ATGGCCATCGGATCAGGTCTTGGCGCGCAGGTCGGCATCGCGGCCGAGTCGTCCTATGGGACGTTCCTCGCGCCCACCAAGTTCATCGAGTTCACCAAAGAGAGCATCGTCCTCAAGAAAACCACCGCGCAATCGGCAGGCATCGCGGCCGGTCGCCTGATGCCCCTGTCCTCTCGCCGCGTGGTGACGCAGCGCGAGGCGTCCGGCTCGCTGGAGATGGAGGTCACCAACAAAGGCATGGGTGTGCTGCTCCAGACCTTGATGGGCACCTCGGTGACTCCGGTGCAGCAGGCGGCCACCGCGGCGTACCTCCAGACGCACACGCTCGCGGACGTCGCGGGCAAGTCGTTGATGATCCAGAAGGGCATCCCTCTCACGACGGGGGCGGTGACCGACAAGTCGTTCGTGGGCTGCAAGATCACTGGGGCCGAATTCTCCTGCTCAGTCGGGGAGATGCTCACCGCTAGCTTCGACATCGACGCGAAGGACTGCGACGAGGGACAGACCCTAGCTGCGGCAACGTACCCGTCGATGAGCCCGTTCCACTTCGGTCAACTCGGCGTGAGGACCGGCAGTTACGGCACGGAGACCGCGCGGGACGGCATCCGGAAGGTCTCGGTGAAGATCGAGCGCGGCATGGCCGTGGACCGGTTCTATGCGAACAGCAGCGCGTTGAAGAAGGAGCCGATCTCCAACGAACAGGTCAAGATCACCGGCAGCTTGGAGATGGACTACGTCGACACCACTCTCGACGACCTCCACACCAGCGACGCGGCGACCAGCCTGGTCATCGAGTTCATCGGGCCGCTGATCGCGGCCACCCACTACGAGACGTTCCGGATCAAGCTCCCGGCGGTCCGGTTCGACGAGGGGCCCCCGACCGTCGATGGGTTCGACGTGATCAAGCCGACGATGAACTTCACCGCGCTGTACGACGGCACGAATCCTGTGGCCATCGAGTACATGTCGACCGACGTGACCCTGTAG